In Paenibacillus sonchi, a single genomic region encodes these proteins:
- a CDS encoding NAD-dependent epimerase/dehydratase family protein, whose protein sequence is MRNILVLGGTRFFGKRLVERLLQDADTQVTILTRGITKDGFGGRVNRLNVDRTDAKALAEAVGDTVWDVVYDNICYSPDEAAAASRIFAETAKRYVLTSSLSVYDPGPEILREADFDPLSYPLRLGAKEDFNYQEGKRLAETVLLTQAAFPAAAVRFPIVLGTDDYTKRLHFHIEHVLKGKAIGIPNPGALISFIRSDEAADFLYGLGFSQLAGPVNACSDGTLAIGEVLNIIGQKTGREAVVLSETAAQDMSPFGIEESWYMDTAKARGAGFRFLKLAEWFPELVRELATELAASLRDRE, encoded by the coding sequence ATGAGGAATATACTTGTACTCGGGGGAACCCGTTTTTTTGGCAAACGGTTGGTGGAACGCCTGCTCCAGGATGCAGACACCCAGGTCACGATTCTTACAAGAGGAATCACAAAGGACGGCTTTGGCGGCCGTGTGAACCGGCTGAACGTGGACCGCACGGATGCCAAGGCACTTGCCGAGGCTGTGGGAGATACCGTGTGGGATGTGGTCTATGACAACATCTGTTATTCTCCCGATGAGGCGGCTGCGGCCAGCCGCATATTTGCGGAGACTGCCAAACGTTACGTCCTGACCTCCAGCCTGTCGGTGTATGACCCCGGACCCGAAATTCTCCGCGAAGCGGATTTTGATCCGCTGTCCTATCCGCTGCGGCTTGGCGCAAAGGAAGATTTCAACTACCAGGAAGGCAAAAGACTGGCGGAAACGGTACTCTTGACGCAAGCCGCTTTTCCGGCCGCTGCGGTCCGGTTTCCGATTGTGCTCGGTACGGATGATTATACGAAGCGGCTGCATTTTCATATTGAGCATGTGCTGAAAGGAAAAGCAATCGGCATCCCGAATCCGGGGGCGCTTATTTCGTTCATCCGTTCCGATGAGGCAGCGGATTTCCTGTACGGGCTGGGCTTCTCCCAGCTTGCGGGGCCTGTGAATGCCTGCTCGGACGGGACGCTTGCAATCGGGGAGGTCCTTAACATCATCGGGCAGAAGACAGGACGGGAGGCGGTGGTTCTAAGCGAAACAGCTGCCCAGGATATGTCGCCGTTTGGAATCGAAGAATCCTGGTACATGGATACAGCAAAAGCCCGCGGGGCGGGCTTCCGGTTTCTGAAGCTGGCGGAGTGGTTCCCGGAGCTGGTCAGGGAACTGGCAACGGAGCTGGCTGCTTCACTCCGCGATCGCGAGTAG
- a CDS encoding RNA polymerase sigma factor encodes MSILEPYSTAILMDEQSFPPLREALFRYCLSLTRSRVEAEDLAQDTWTKTLAYKKFADSPNPEALLLRIAKNTWIDAMRRKTSLGRMLEHTQAVAALTQGQMSGQAPESGRSEIELAFQALIRHLSPLQRTVFVMRDVLDYPAGETAEMLGTTEGAVKAALHRARQALGAVRKELAEDDGPAQPQDLDFRILLQALAESYEKGQLPVMLELLRRETAAEMTMAVSSGTVQMLGFGGEAPAPA; translated from the coding sequence TCTGTTCAGGTATTGCCTGTCGCTGACCCGCTCCCGTGTTGAAGCCGAGGACTTAGCCCAGGACACCTGGACCAAAACGCTTGCTTATAAAAAATTCGCAGACAGCCCGAATCCCGAAGCGCTGCTGCTGCGGATCGCCAAAAACACCTGGATTGATGCCATGCGGCGTAAAACCTCGCTTGGACGTATGCTGGAACACACGCAAGCTGTGGCGGCGCTCACTCAAGGCCAGATGTCCGGTCAAGCACCGGAGAGCGGACGGTCTGAGATCGAGCTGGCTTTTCAGGCGCTGATCCGGCATTTATCCCCGCTGCAAAGAACGGTTTTCGTAATGCGCGATGTGCTTGATTACCCGGCAGGTGAAACGGCAGAAATGCTTGGAACCACCGAAGGGGCCGTCAAGGCGGCGCTGCACCGGGCGCGTCAGGCGCTCGGGGCGGTCCGCAAAGAACTCGCGGAGGATGATGGCCCTGCGCAGCCGCAGGACCTGGATTTCCGGATTTTGCTCCAGGCGCTGGCGGAATCCTATGAAAAAGGCCAGCTTCCCGTCATGCTGGAGCTGCTCCGCCGGGAGACAGCGGCGGAGATGACGATGGCGGTCAGCAGCGGCACTGTGCAGATGCTGGGTTTTGGCGGGGAAGCTCCGGCACCAGCATGA